The following proteins are co-located in the Camelina sativa cultivar DH55 chromosome 12, Cs, whole genome shotgun sequence genome:
- the LOC104731353 gene encoding F-box/LRR-repeat protein At1g48400-like, whose product MDRDLISNLPDEILGKILSLLPTKVAASTSVLSKRWSRKNLLLLVDTLCFDESVVVYPSEEEAITGSHLFSDFVDKTLALVLTNTSSHINKLSLSSLCRLPLTRWILTALEHPYLLELHLYAPHTLFSGICIETKFFTSNTLVKLTLSGAYDLEAERVFLPALKSLSLLSTSIGHDYYSLLIDGCPVLEDLYIRDGDCPDSIAGCGTDVECASIKRLVIFSILPYDQPAHHRIVYFEAPSLVYLDYSSFVSQHYEVADLDSLVEARLSLRLWVEYVDYDYDYDYDYDYDYDYDYDYDYDYDYDYDYDDDEQKPPMYGDVTDLVAGIRNITTLHLCPDSLEAFHFCCNSMPVFNNLRNLSIESNENNGWQVMPLLLKSCPNLHALSIKGLVHRVTNNCGDACACIPEKKRRKILKKDISCLWTCQVKLLEISDYGGSSQELRQMIHFLGKLACLETVKVGVIAADDDNSNNNNNELVRANVVALPRLSSKCNIQFI is encoded by the exons ATGGATAGAGATCTGATAAGCAATTTGCCAGATGAGATTCTTGGCAAAATCCTGTCTTTACTTCCGACAAAAGTGGCCGCTTCCACATCGGTTCTGTCCAAGAGATGGAGCAGGAAGAATCTGCTCCTTCTTGTAGACACCCTTTGTTTTGATGAATCGGTGGTTGTGTATCCCAGCGAGGAAGAAGCCATTACTGGTTCACATCTCTTCTCTGATTTCGTAGATAAAACACTTGCTCTTGTGCTCACCAACACCAGTTCTCACATCAACAAGTTATCTCTATCGTCTCTGTGTCGTCTGCCCCTCACCCGTTGGATATTGACTGCATTGGAACACCCTTATTTATTGGAACTACACTTGTACGCACCTCACACCCTTTTTTCCGGTATTTGTATCGAAACCAAGTTTTTCACGAGTAACACACTCGTGAAGCTCACGTTATCTGGTGCATATGATCTTGAGGCCGAGCGTGTGTTTCTCCCAGCCCTCAAATCACTTTCTCTCTTATCAACTTCGATTGGTCATGACTACTACTCTCTCCTCATCGATGGCTGCCCTGTGCTCGAAGATTTATACATACGTGATGGTGATTGTCCCGACTCTATTGCTGGTTGCGGTACGGACGTGGAATGTGCATCCATCAAGCGACTTGTGATTTTTTCCATTCTTCCCTACGACCAACCGGCTCACCACCGAATCGTGTATTTCGAAGCACCAAGCCTTGTGTACCTTGACTACTCTAGCTTTGTCTCCCAACACTATGAGGTTGCTGATTTGGATTCGCTTGTCGAAGCCAGGCTGAGTCTCAGGTTATGGGTGGAGTACgttgattatgattatgattatgattatgattatgattatgattatgattatgattatgattatgattatgattatgattatgattatgattatgatgatgatgaacaaaagCCGCCTATGTATGGTGATGTTACAGATCTCGTTGCGGGTATCCGCAACATCACGACCCTTCACTTGTGTCCTGATTCCCTTGAG GCGTTTCATTTCTGCTGTAATTCCATGCCCGTCTTCAACAACCTCCGTAATTTATCTATTGAGAGTAACGAGAATAATGGTTGGCAAGTAATGCCACTTCTGCTCAAGAGTTGTCCAAATCTACACGCTTTATCCATCAAG GGTCTTGTCCACAGAGTAACAAACAACTGCGGTGATGCATGCGCTTGCATCcctgagaagaagaggaggaagatttTGAAGAAGGACATATCTTGTTTATGGACATGTCAAGTGAAGTTGCTAGAAATCTCAGATTATGGAGGTTCTTCTCAAGAGCTGAGACAGATGATTCATTTCTTGGGCAAGTTGGCATGTCTTGAAACTGTCAAAGTTGGCGTTATAGCAGCAGACGAcgacaacagcaacaacaacaacaatgagtTGGTGCGAGCTAATGTAGTGGCTCTACCCAGACTTTCATCAAAGTGCAACATCCAATTCATctga